One genomic window of Pocillopora verrucosa isolate sample1 chromosome 8, ASM3666991v2, whole genome shotgun sequence includes the following:
- the LOC131792513 gene encoding isopentenyl-diphosphate Delta-isomerase 1-like, with protein sequence MNRLIRATVIFLKHYRFSGSKNFHTTSRILQLSNIDETQEKLLNERLILVDENDCVKGTETKKECHLKRNILQYGMLHRAFSVFLFNTKGQLLLQQRSDVKVTFPGCITNTCCSHPLYEDSELVEHDNFGVKLAAKRRLSYELGIPDNQISLEDLRFLTRIHYRAGSDKIWGEHEIDYVFFMQKDVTLEPNTNEVKRCWYVSESELKELLQKAAKDSNILMTPWFKMINDHFLYKWWASLRDLSQFENDSEIHKMPGIPAPILQL encoded by the exons ATGAATCGATTGATACGAGCTACTgttatttttttgaaacattATCGATTTTCAGGATCGAAGAATTTCCACACCACTTCAAGAATATTGCAACTGTCTAACATAGACGAAACGCAAGAGAAACTTCTAAATGAACGTCTAATCTTGGTAGACGAGAATGATTGCGTTAAAGGCactgaaacgaaaaaagaaTGTCACCTAAAAAGAAATATCCTACAATACGGAATGCTTCATCGAGCCTTTAGTGTCTTTCTCTTTAACACAAAGGGACAGTTACTGCTACAACAGAGATCGGACGTGAAAGTTACGTTTCCTGGTTGCATCACCAACACATGTTGTAGTCATCCGTTGTACGAGGATTCTGAGTTGGTGGAACATGATAATTTTGGAGTGAAACTAGCTGCAAAGAGGAGGCTCTCTTACGAACTTGGCATTCCAG acAACCAGATCTCCTTGGAGGATCTCAGGTTTCTCACCAGGATTCATTACAGAGCAGGATCAGATAAAATATGGGGAGAACATGAAATAGACTATGTATTTTTTATGCAGAAGGATGTAACCCTAGAACCAAATACCAATGAAGTTAAACGCTGTTGGTATGTTTCAGAGAGTGAGTTGAAAGAACTACTGCAGAAAGCAGCTAAAGATTCTAACATTTTGATGACCCCTTGGTTCAAAATGATaaatgatcatttcctatacAAGTGGTGGGCGAGTCTGAGGGACTTGTcacaatttgaaaatgacagtgAAATTCACAAAATGCCAGGGATACCAGCACCCATATTACAGTTGTGA
- the LOC131792536 gene encoding endothelin-converting enzyme 1-like isoform X1 — translation MSRMSNAAADDNIELIDEDNLSLQYRLRKCGATRVLITALVILLVIGVIAGVIVILRFMSKGTKKAPFENPSSGPLICKTEECYKISKVISNQIDTSKDPCDDFYAYACGGFIKTHQLKGNQSSVGGFTIVNDDNMKVLQQAMVNASTKYNQSSSILKTVKIYDSCLNTSAIESRGNSPLKKMIEDYGGWSVSGNGSNSWLVEEKMGRVLRDLNVQTLLQVTVGTDLEDSSKHILNLNIASLGMSFKYYFDQEDSSVKVRTAYKTYMKTIAKLLGGGPSSDYKMDAIYDFERSIAESVDPDTVSEDIIESLMEHHRSGRSLDELDKTIEDFWFASDFDTMFVTKFLDAAFYKQGKYFSSNDNIYYPQAEVYTKVFKAMAKQYHQTDKQTVKDYIMWRVIDNYVMSMPDKFVQAKLKYVRAVRGLVAYERWSECLETMISPVGFTLGRLYVDANFDESTKTTVKDMTARLRQSFIDNLDDADWMDYSTKQSAKGKAKAIQEDIGYPPFIKDNKKLDEQYSLLNAGDDYFENTVSMKYMVVQKNFDLLGKPVDKDMWMESPAQVNGYYSPQQNRIVFLAGILQSPFYRKNYPKYIDYGSLAMVIGHEITHGFDSQGRLYDKNGNVKNWWSLSSTYSFASKAECLVNQYNNYDVFGTYIDGKQTLNENIADNGGIKLAYDAYESWVKDNKKEGQLPDLGLSVDQLFFIGFATPWCSVYKKEAALFQVESDVHSFPKYRVIGPLSNFKTFADAYSCKKGKEMNPGQKCSVW, via the exons ATGTCTCGAATGAGCAATGCAGCCGCAGATGACAATATCGAACTTATTGATGAAGACAACCTCAGCCTGCAATATCGGCTTCGTAAATGTGGAGCGACTCGTGTGTTGATCACAGCCCTAGTGATACTATTGGTCATCGGTGTCATTGCTGGTGTCATCGTCATCCTTCGATTTATGTCGAAAGGAACAAAAAAGGCGCCATTTGAAAACCCGTCCTCAG ggCCGCTCATTTGCAAGACAGAGGAATGTTACAAAATCTCTAAAG TTATCTCCAATCAGATCGACACAAGTAAAGATCCATGCGATGATTTTTATGCATACGCTTGTGGAGGATTTATCAAAACGCACCAGCTTAAGGGAAATCAGAGTTCCGTAGGCGGCTTTACAATCGTTAACGACGATAACATGAAAGTTTTACAACAAGCGATGGTGAATGCTTCCACCAAATACAACCAG AGCTcctccattttgaaaaccgtCAAGATTTATGATTCATGCTTAAACACATCTGCCATTGAGAGTCGTGGAAATtcgcctttaaaaaaaatgatagagGATTATGGTGGCTGGTCAGTGTCTGGAAATGGATCTAATTCATGGTTAGTGGAAGAAAAAATGGGGCGAGTCTTGAGAGACTTGAACGTTCAGACACTGCTGCAGGTCACTGTAGGAACAGACTTAGAGGATTCCAGTAAACATATTCTTAAT CTCAATATTGCCTCATTAGGGATGAGTTTTAAGTACTATTTTGACCAGGAAGACAGCAGCGTAAAG GTCCGCACGGCGTACAAGACTTACATGAAAACTATTGCCAAGCTGCTTGGAGGAGGGCCTTCTTCAGATTACAAGATGGATGCTATATATGATTTTGAGAGGAGCATTGCTGAG tcaGTGGATCCCGACACAGTGTCTGAAGATATAATAGAATCTCTTATGGAGCATCACAGATCTGGGCGATCTCTAGACGAATTGGACAAGACAATTGAAGACTTCTGGTTTGCCTCAGATTTTGAT ACAATGTTCGTGACAAAATTTCTGGACGCGGCATTTTATAAGCagggaaaatatttcagttcGAACGATAATATCTATTATCCACAAGCAGAAGTTTATACAAAAGTATTCAAAGCGATGGCAAAACAATACCATCAAAC AGACAAACAAACCGTCAAGGATTACATCATGTGGCGTGTGATTGACAACTATGTGATGTCAATGCCTGACAAGTTTGTGCAAGCGAAACTAAAATACGTGCGAGCAGTGAGAGGACTGGTAGCATACGAAAGATGGTCTGAATGTCTGGAAACCATGATATCGCCAGTGGGCTTCACTTTAGGGCGTTTGTACGTCGACGCGAATTTTGACGAAAGTACTAAAACAACG GTGAAGGACATGACTGCTCGTCTCCGCCAAAGTTTTATTGATAATCTGGATGACGCAGACTGGATGGATTACAGTACAAAACAATCGGCTAAAGGAAAG GCGAAAGCAATCCAAGAGGACATCGGCTACCCCCCTTTcatcaaagacaacaaaaaactCGACGAGCAGTACTCACTG CTGAATGCAGGagatgattattttgaaaacaccGTGTCGATGAAGTATATGGTCGTACAAAAGAATTTTGATCTTCTTGGAAAACCAGTCGACAAGGACAT GTGGATGGAAAGTCCTGCACAAGTAAATGGATATTACAGTCCACAGCAAAACCGGATAG TGTTTTTGGCTGGAATTCTACAATCTCCATTTTACAGAAAGAATTACCCAAA GTATATTGATTACGGGTCATTAGCAATGGTCATTGGGCATGAGATCACCCATGGATTTGACAGCCAAG GGCGGCTTTATGATAAGAATGGCAACGTGAAAAATTGGTGGTCATTGTCTTCGACTTACAGTTTTGCAAGCAAAGCCGAATGTTTGGTGAATCAGTACAACAACTATGACGTGTTTGGGACATAT atagaTGGTAAACAGACTTTGAATGAGAACATTGCTGACAATGGTGGAATAAAGCTTGCTTATGAT GCATACGAGTCGTGGgttaaagacaataaaaaagaaGGACAACTGCCTGACTTGGGTTTGAGTGTGGATCAACTGTTTTTCATAGGATTTGCTACG CCTTGGTGTAGTGTATACAAGAAAGAAGCAGCTCTTTTCCAAGTGGAGTCTGACGTACACTCGTTTCCAAAGTACAG GGTAATTGGTCCACTATCCAACTTCAAAACGTTTGCAGACGCCTACAGctgcaaaaaaggaaaggaaatgaacCCAGGACAGAAGTGCTCTGTGTGGTGA
- the LOC131792512 gene encoding uncharacterized protein isoform X1 — protein sequence MTTLNFDEDEVNLDNNVALQEEAAVVNDSSVYQVTLSEPSSSASNGQQYAVITGLPSTVERLLTDLLKQTQENSGLLQQALAELHELKQQVQNQKKFPFTVKTCGFERELVLKAKEIFVTYGPWLVNGSLDKLKEKIEVLLGGADRVDAHHVASCVSYCKEKYTLWRADIRKKVLNRKLNHLKIAEFTNKLYAPFKTKEEEMKNATKTAMLLRKFASETGYFDETSKSDFWDKFVDFANAWNKNKISNKWTTLRTEDESKYTETLETSH from the exons ATGACAACTCTAAACTTTGATGAAGATGAAGTAAACTTGGATAACAATGTAGCG CTACAAGAAGAAGCAGCCGTTGTGAATGACTCTAGTGTTTATCAAGTAACACTGTCAGAACCCTCAAGTTCTGCGAGCAATGGTCAACAGTATGCTGTTATAACTGGCCTACCATCTACAG TGGAACGACTCCTCACTGACCTCTTGAAACAAACTCAAGAGAATTCAGGACTTCTACAGCAAGCATTGGCTGAGCTGCATGAATTGAAACAACAAGTgcaaaaccaaaagaaatttCCATTCACTGTCAAGACATGTGGATTCGAG AGGGAACTGGTTTTAAAAgcgaaagaaatatttgttacatATGGACCATGGCTTGTCAATGGTTCTTTGGATAAATTAAAG gaaaaaattgagGTCCTGTTAGGAGGAGCTGATAGAGTTGATGCCCACCATGTGGCCAGTTGTGTATCATATTGCAAAGAAAAATACACACTATGGAGAGCAGACATAAGAAAGAAG GTTCTCAACAGAAAATTAAATCATCTGAAAATAGCTGAATTCACTAATAAGTTGTATGCCCCCTTCAAGACCAAGGAGGAAGAGATGAAAAATGCTACAAAGACTGCAATGCTACTG CGCAAGTTTGCTAGTGAGACTGGCTACTTTGACGAGACATCAAAATCAGACTTTTGGGACAAGTTTGTTGACTTTGCCAATGcatggaacaaaaacaaaatttcaaacaaatggACAACGCTGAGGACTGAAGATGAATCCAAATACACAgaaacacttgaaacatcacATTAA
- the LOC131792487 gene encoding uncharacterized protein gives MKLVLLIMVTSIWLCSAFQETETSTFSTSSTVTSSSTSSKTFTPTLSTSASTSLSTSSSSWDWGWGEETTSSFSVSSTDGTITSSSSYCESTLTSSSSIELNPTPTSATSSSSSSEAVDIIITLFAYLYQAWENDREIDHLKKRKRREAEKPGLSKRSDLAFHEKERRLGKRNDFVKKIRARKRKNLTM, from the exons ATGAAGCTTGTCCTGTTGATAATGGTAACAAGCATTTGGCTGTGCTCTGCTTTTCAAG AAACAGAAACGAGCACATTTTCCACAAGTTCGACTGTAACATCATCTAGCACGTCTAGCAAAACGTTTACACCCACGCTTTCCACCTCTGCTTCTACTTCTCTGAGCACCAGCAGCAGTAGTTGGGATTGGGGCTGGGGCGAGGAAACAACGTCATCGTTTAGTGTATCGAGCACGGACGGCACCATAACCTCATCTTCATCATACTGTGAATCGACGTTAACGAGCTCTTCAAGTATCGAACTGAACCCCACGCCAACATCTGCAACAAGTTCTTCGAGCTCTTCAGAGGCAGTTGATATAATCATCACATTGTTTGCGTATTTGTATCAGGCTTGGGAAAATGATCGAGAAATCGACCATCTCAAAAAACGAAAGAGGCGCGAAGCCGAGAAACCAGGCCTGTCTAAGAGAAGTGACCTAGCCTTTCATGAGAAGGAAAGACGACTGGGAAAAAGGAATGACTTCGTTAAGAAGATCCGCGCAAGGAAACGGAAAAACCTTACGATGTAA
- the LOC131792469 gene encoding ruvB-like 2: MAAAAAQKVQEVRDITRIERIGAHSHIRGLGLDDALEARQVSQGMVGQVAARRAAGVILEMIKEGKIAGRAVLIAGQPGTGKTAIAMGMAQSLGPDTPFTSIAGSEIYSLEMGKTEALTQAFRRSIGVRIKEETEIIEGEVVEIQIDRPASGTGAKVGKLTLKTTEMETVYDLGTKMIESLTKEKVQAGDIITIDKATGKVSKLGRSFNRARDYDAMGPQTKFVQCPEGEIQKRKEVVHTVTLHEIDVINSRTQGFLALFSGDTGEIKGEVREQINAKVAEWREEGKADIVPGVLFIDEVHMLDIECFSFLNRALENDMAPVLIMATNRGITKIRGTNYKSPHGIPLDLLDRLLIISTSPYQEKDLRQILTIRCEEEDVEMSEDAIFLLTKIAQETSLRYSIQLITASSLVCRKRKGTEVNVDDIKRVYSLFLDEARSTQFLKEYQTEFMFHEDESTEPVSEAMETEAETA; the protein is encoded by the exons ATGGCGGCG GCAGCAGCACAAAAAGTTCAAGAAGTGAGAGATATCACTAGGATTGAAAGAATAG GAGCTCATTCCCACATTCGTGGTCTTGGCTTAGATGATGCATTAGAAGCAAGACAG GTTTCACAAGGAATGGTTGGTCAGGTTGCTGCCAGAAGAGCCGCTGGTGTTATTTTGGAAATGATCAAG GAGGGGAAGATTGCAGGAAGAGCTGTTCTGATTGCTGGACAGCCTGGCACTGGAAAAACAGCTATTGCTATGG GAATGGCACAGTCTCTTGGCCCTGACACTCCCTTTACATCTATAGCTGGAAGTGAAATCTATTCATTGGAAATGGGAAAGACAGAGGCCCTTACACAGGCTTTCAGAAGGTCTATTGGAGTAAGAATAAA AGAGGAAACTGAAATCATAGAAGGTGAAGTTGTAGAAATACAAATTGACAGGCCTGCTAGTGGAACA GGAGCAAAAGTTGGCAAACTGACTTTAAAAACAACAGAGATGGAAACTGTTTATGATCTTGGAACAAAGATGATAGAATCcctgacaaaagaaaaagtgcAGGCAGG GGACATCATAACAATTGACAAAGCAACAGGAAAAGTCTCCAAACTTGGACGCTCATTTAACAGAGCTAGAGATTATGATGCCATGGGGCCACAG aCCAAGTTTGTCCAGTGTCCTGAAGGAGagatacagaaaagaaaagaggttGTTCATACAGTCACTCTCCATGAAATTGATGTCATCAACAGCAGAACACAGGGATTCCTGGCACTCTTCTCAG GTGACACTGGTGAAATCAAGGGAGAAGTGCGGGAACAAATCAATGCTAAAGTTGCAGAATGGAGGGAAGAGGGAAAAGCTGATATTGTACCAGGG GTACTGTTTATTGATGAAGTTCACATGCTTGATATTGAGTGTTTCTCTTTTCTAAACCGAGCTTTGGAAAACGACATGGCACCAGTTCTTATAATGGCTACAAACAGAGGAATCACAAA aatCCGTGGTACCAATTACAAGAGTCCGCATGGAATACCTCTGGACCTGCTAGACCGATTGTTGATTATCTCAACATCACCTTACCAAGAGAAAGATCTAAGACAAATTCTTACCATAAG ATGTGAGGAGGAAGACGTTGAGATGTCCGAAGATGCGATATTTTTGCTTACAAAAATTGCTCAAGAGACTTCACTTAGATACTCCATTCAGCTAATCACTGCTTCCAGTCTAGTTTGCCGGAAACGAAAG GGAACGGAAGTGAATGTGGATGATATTAAACGGGTATATTCGCTGTTTCTGGACGAGGCTcgctcgacccagtttcttaaAGAATACCAAACAGAATTCATGTTCCATGAAGACGAGTCTACCGAGCCCGTATCTGAAGCTATGGAGACAGAGGCAGAAACTGCTTGA
- the LOC131792536 gene encoding endothelin-converting enzyme 1-like isoform X2 has product MGRMGNPVSDDRVELVDDNVGIRYRLRKCGKTRLVIIAVVVAVLVIGGIVAAAYLLTRPLICKTEECYKISKVISNQIDTSKDPCDDFYAYACGGFIKTHQLKGNQSSVGGFTIVNDDNMKVLQQAMVNASTKYNQSSSILKTVKIYDSCLNTSAIESRGNSPLKKMIEDYGGWSVSGNGSNSWLVEEKMGRVLRDLNVQTLLQVTVGTDLEDSSKHILNLNIASLGMSFKYYFDQEDSSVKVRTAYKTYMKTIAKLLGGGPSSDYKMDAIYDFERSIAESVDPDTVSEDIIESLMEHHRSGRSLDELDKTIEDFWFASDFDTMFVTKFLDAAFYKQGKYFSSNDNIYYPQAEVYTKVFKAMAKQYHQTDKQTVKDYIMWRVIDNYVMSMPDKFVQAKLKYVRAVRGLVAYERWSECLETMISPVGFTLGRLYVDANFDESTKTTVKDMTARLRQSFIDNLDDADWMDYSTKQSAKGKAKAIQEDIGYPPFIKDNKKLDEQYSLLNAGDDYFENTVSMKYMVVQKNFDLLGKPVDKDMWMESPAQVNGYYSPQQNRIVFLAGILQSPFYRKNYPKYIDYGSLAMVIGHEITHGFDSQGRLYDKNGNVKNWWSLSSTYSFASKAECLVNQYNNYDVFGTYIDGKQTLNENIADNGGIKLAYDAYESWVKDNKKEGQLPDLGLSVDQLFFIGFATPWCSVYKKEAALFQVESDVHSFPKYRVIGPLSNFKTFADAYSCKKGKEMNPGQKCSVW; this is encoded by the exons ATGGGAAGAATGGGAAACCCAGTGTCGGATGACAGGGTCGAACTCGTCGATGATAATGTTGGTATAAGGTACCGCCTGCGTAAATGTGGAAAGACTCGACTGGTGATTATAGCTGTTGTGGTGGCGGTTTTGGTTATCGGTGGAATTGTTGCAGCTGCTTACTTGCTTACGA ggCCGCTCATTTGCAAGACAGAGGAATGTTACAAAATCTCTAAAG TTATCTCCAATCAGATCGACACAAGTAAAGATCCATGCGATGATTTTTATGCATACGCTTGTGGAGGATTTATCAAAACGCACCAGCTTAAGGGAAATCAGAGTTCCGTAGGCGGCTTTACAATCGTTAACGACGATAACATGAAAGTTTTACAACAAGCGATGGTGAATGCTTCCACCAAATACAACCAG AGCTcctccattttgaaaaccgtCAAGATTTATGATTCATGCTTAAACACATCTGCCATTGAGAGTCGTGGAAATtcgcctttaaaaaaaatgatagagGATTATGGTGGCTGGTCAGTGTCTGGAAATGGATCTAATTCATGGTTAGTGGAAGAAAAAATGGGGCGAGTCTTGAGAGACTTGAACGTTCAGACACTGCTGCAGGTCACTGTAGGAACAGACTTAGAGGATTCCAGTAAACATATTCTTAAT CTCAATATTGCCTCATTAGGGATGAGTTTTAAGTACTATTTTGACCAGGAAGACAGCAGCGTAAAG GTCCGCACGGCGTACAAGACTTACATGAAAACTATTGCCAAGCTGCTTGGAGGAGGGCCTTCTTCAGATTACAAGATGGATGCTATATATGATTTTGAGAGGAGCATTGCTGAG tcaGTGGATCCCGACACAGTGTCTGAAGATATAATAGAATCTCTTATGGAGCATCACAGATCTGGGCGATCTCTAGACGAATTGGACAAGACAATTGAAGACTTCTGGTTTGCCTCAGATTTTGAT ACAATGTTCGTGACAAAATTTCTGGACGCGGCATTTTATAAGCagggaaaatatttcagttcGAACGATAATATCTATTATCCACAAGCAGAAGTTTATACAAAAGTATTCAAAGCGATGGCAAAACAATACCATCAAAC AGACAAACAAACCGTCAAGGATTACATCATGTGGCGTGTGATTGACAACTATGTGATGTCAATGCCTGACAAGTTTGTGCAAGCGAAACTAAAATACGTGCGAGCAGTGAGAGGACTGGTAGCATACGAAAGATGGTCTGAATGTCTGGAAACCATGATATCGCCAGTGGGCTTCACTTTAGGGCGTTTGTACGTCGACGCGAATTTTGACGAAAGTACTAAAACAACG GTGAAGGACATGACTGCTCGTCTCCGCCAAAGTTTTATTGATAATCTGGATGACGCAGACTGGATGGATTACAGTACAAAACAATCGGCTAAAGGAAAG GCGAAAGCAATCCAAGAGGACATCGGCTACCCCCCTTTcatcaaagacaacaaaaaactCGACGAGCAGTACTCACTG CTGAATGCAGGagatgattattttgaaaacaccGTGTCGATGAAGTATATGGTCGTACAAAAGAATTTTGATCTTCTTGGAAAACCAGTCGACAAGGACAT GTGGATGGAAAGTCCTGCACAAGTAAATGGATATTACAGTCCACAGCAAAACCGGATAG TGTTTTTGGCTGGAATTCTACAATCTCCATTTTACAGAAAGAATTACCCAAA GTATATTGATTACGGGTCATTAGCAATGGTCATTGGGCATGAGATCACCCATGGATTTGACAGCCAAG GGCGGCTTTATGATAAGAATGGCAACGTGAAAAATTGGTGGTCATTGTCTTCGACTTACAGTTTTGCAAGCAAAGCCGAATGTTTGGTGAATCAGTACAACAACTATGACGTGTTTGGGACATAT atagaTGGTAAACAGACTTTGAATGAGAACATTGCTGACAATGGTGGAATAAAGCTTGCTTATGAT GCATACGAGTCGTGGgttaaagacaataaaaaagaaGGACAACTGCCTGACTTGGGTTTGAGTGTGGATCAACTGTTTTTCATAGGATTTGCTACG CCTTGGTGTAGTGTATACAAGAAAGAAGCAGCTCTTTTCCAAGTGGAGTCTGACGTACACTCGTTTCCAAAGTACAG GGTAATTGGTCCACTATCCAACTTCAAAACGTTTGCAGACGCCTACAGctgcaaaaaaggaaaggaaatgaacCCAGGACAGAAGTGCTCTGTGTGGTGA
- the LOC131792512 gene encoding uncharacterized protein isoform X2, translated as MTTLNFDEDEVNLDNNVALQEEAAVVNDSSVYQVTLSEPSSSASNGQQYAVITGLPSTVERLLTDLLKQTQENSGLLQQALAELHELKQQVQNQKKFPFTVKTCGFEEKIEVLLGGADRVDAHHVASCVSYCKEKYTLWRADIRKKVLNRKLNHLKIAEFTNKLYAPFKTKEEEMKNATKTAMLLRKFASETGYFDETSKSDFWDKFVDFANAWNKNKISNKWTTLRTEDESKYTETLETSH; from the exons ATGACAACTCTAAACTTTGATGAAGATGAAGTAAACTTGGATAACAATGTAGCG CTACAAGAAGAAGCAGCCGTTGTGAATGACTCTAGTGTTTATCAAGTAACACTGTCAGAACCCTCAAGTTCTGCGAGCAATGGTCAACAGTATGCTGTTATAACTGGCCTACCATCTACAG TGGAACGACTCCTCACTGACCTCTTGAAACAAACTCAAGAGAATTCAGGACTTCTACAGCAAGCATTGGCTGAGCTGCATGAATTGAAACAACAAGTgcaaaaccaaaagaaatttCCATTCACTGTCAAGACATGTGGATTCGAG gaaaaaattgagGTCCTGTTAGGAGGAGCTGATAGAGTTGATGCCCACCATGTGGCCAGTTGTGTATCATATTGCAAAGAAAAATACACACTATGGAGAGCAGACATAAGAAAGAAG GTTCTCAACAGAAAATTAAATCATCTGAAAATAGCTGAATTCACTAATAAGTTGTATGCCCCCTTCAAGACCAAGGAGGAAGAGATGAAAAATGCTACAAAGACTGCAATGCTACTG CGCAAGTTTGCTAGTGAGACTGGCTACTTTGACGAGACATCAAAATCAGACTTTTGGGACAAGTTTGTTGACTTTGCCAATGcatggaacaaaaacaaaatttcaaacaaatggACAACGCTGAGGACTGAAGATGAATCCAAATACACAgaaacacttgaaacatcacATTAA
- the LOC131792486 gene encoding COMM domain-containing protein 9 yields MLSDTPLLRLFNVRFVLKMAAGLSEDVFPPLTLLLKAQSKEFVRTLFHEAFSYRSDAVSVSVLKNVAASLDAGLDEARLLMESLVAVVRAALFECLTDPKAVYDLFPENFHKNLRELISKIIAENMPLWRTNAINEQVSLPKLIDFDWRVDVKTSSNVISRMSMPTCIMQLQVQENATEQNSMPSVRRLNVELTKEKLDTMLDGLGKIRDQLSSVSK; encoded by the exons ATGCTAAGTGACACACCCCTACTAAGGTTATTCAATGTTAGATTTGTGCTCAAGATGGCGGCTGGGTTAAGTGAAGATGTCTTCCCTCCGCTAACGTTGCTGCTCAAG GCTCAGTCAAAAGAATTTGTGCGCACCCTTTTCCACGAAGCTTTTAGTTACAGAAGTGATGCAG TCTCAGTATCTGTTCTCAAAAATGTAGCAGCTTCCTTAGATGCAGGACTTGATGAGGCAAGATTG TTAATGGAGAGCCTTGTGGCAGTGGTCCGTGCAGCATTGTTTGAATGCCTTACAGACCCAAAAGCAGTATATGATTTGTTTCCAG AGAACTTTCACAAGAATCTTAGAGAACTTATTTCCAAGATTATTGCTGAAAATAT GCCCCTGTGGAGGACAAATGCCATTAACGAGCAAG TTTCATTGCCAAAGCTGATTGACTTTGATTGGAGAGTGGATGTCAAAACGTCGTCGAACGTCATCAGCAGAATGTCTATGCCGACGTGTATTATGCAGTTACAg GTTCAAGAAAATGCCACAGAACAGAATTCAATGCCGTCAGTGCGGCGTCTTAATGTGGAACTGACTAAGGAAAAACTTGACACCATGTTGGATGGACTTGGGAAAATACGAGATCAACTCTCCTcggtttcaaaataa